Proteins co-encoded in one Ruegeria sp. HKCCD4315 genomic window:
- a CDS encoding carboxylesterase: protein MRRLGWLLGRFLLALIVVGGLLYWFGPREEVNLRPTFDSRKFGEGVQVYFESTESAFGDIVPGVEKRVVWQEGFKEQRTPYSVLYIHGFSASSEEIRPVPDLVADALGANLVYTRLQGHGRDGSAMAEGTASGWMQDTAEGLAAARAVGDKVIVISTSTGGTLTAAAALDADLSKDVAAMVFVSPNFGVNTTAAWVPTLPWARDWLPILMGPERDVSGPDPEKNTYWSAVYPWEAVVPMSVLVDVVYALDFSEALVPALFWFSDDDQVVRPDKTHKVAEAWGASATVELVTMGPGDDPASHVIAGRLMSPGQTDAAVEGILTWLKELGIE, encoded by the coding sequence ATGCGGCGTTTGGGCTGGTTGCTTGGGCGGTTTCTGCTGGCGCTGATTGTCGTCGGCGGCCTACTCTATTGGTTTGGGCCGCGCGAGGAAGTGAATTTGCGCCCGACATTCGACTCGCGCAAGTTTGGTGAAGGTGTTCAGGTCTATTTCGAAAGCACTGAATCAGCCTTTGGCGATATTGTTCCGGGCGTTGAGAAGCGTGTAGTCTGGCAGGAGGGTTTCAAGGAGCAGCGCACACCTTACTCCGTGCTCTATATCCATGGATTTTCTGCAAGTTCCGAAGAAATCCGTCCGGTGCCTGATCTGGTCGCCGATGCGCTTGGGGCAAACCTTGTCTACACGCGCCTGCAGGGTCATGGCCGAGATGGATCTGCCATGGCGGAAGGCACGGCCTCAGGTTGGATGCAGGACACTGCCGAAGGGTTGGCTGCGGCACGGGCGGTTGGCGACAAGGTGATCGTTATCTCAACCTCTACCGGTGGTACTTTGACAGCGGCTGCAGCGCTTGACGCGGATCTTAGCAAAGATGTTGCCGCAATGGTCTTTGTGTCGCCGAATTTCGGCGTGAATACAACCGCGGCATGGGTGCCGACGCTGCCATGGGCCCGGGATTGGTTGCCGATCCTTATGGGGCCAGAGCGTGATGTGTCCGGGCCGGATCCAGAGAAGAACACGTATTGGTCCGCCGTCTATCCTTGGGAAGCCGTCGTTCCGATGTCCGTTCTGGTTGATGTCGTTTATGCGTTGGATTTTTCCGAAGCTCTGGTGCCAGCCTTGTTTTGGTTTTCGGACGATGATCAGGTTGTGCGTCCCGACAAGACACATAAAGTCGCCGAGGCCTGGGGCGCATCAGCAACGGTCGAGTTGGTCACAATGGGGCCAGGAGACGATCCCGCATCACATGTCATTGCCGGGCGGCTGATGTCGCCGGGGCAGACCGATGCCGCCGTTGAGGGTATCCTGACTTGGTTGAAAGAACTGGGGATAGAGTAA
- a CDS encoding alpha/beta fold hydrolase — MIEPLVFLPGLMCDARLFRPQIELLSRARSVTVAPVSGGERIEEIASGLLDQLPLRFALAGHSMGGVVALELVRRAPERISRLCLMATDAQADTPQMAASREDLIIGAQGGRLEEMMRKLVGSDALAPGPRRIPILNDLLAMAEGLGAEVFVRQMRALQRRPDQQAALRKIKVPTLVLCGAHDTLAPVRRHSFMADLIPEAEMLVLQNAGHLLTLEAPDHVNEALQTWLNAQLRFDYG, encoded by the coding sequence GTGATCGAGCCGCTGGTGTTCTTGCCTGGGTTGATGTGTGATGCCCGACTGTTTCGCCCTCAGATCGAGCTGTTGTCGCGTGCGCGGTCTGTGACTGTCGCACCTGTGTCTGGCGGCGAGCGCATTGAAGAAATCGCATCGGGGTTACTCGACCAACTGCCGCTTCGTTTTGCGCTTGCCGGGCACAGTATGGGTGGCGTGGTGGCCTTGGAACTTGTGCGCAGGGCGCCGGAACGGATTTCTCGGCTGTGTCTGATGGCCACCGATGCGCAGGCTGATACGCCGCAAATGGCGGCCAGTCGGGAAGATTTGATCATTGGTGCGCAAGGCGGTCGTCTGGAAGAGATGATGCGCAAACTTGTAGGATCCGACGCCTTGGCGCCGGGGCCTCGGCGCATCCCCATCCTGAACGATCTTTTGGCGATGGCAGAGGGGCTGGGGGCCGAAGTGTTCGTGCGCCAGATGCGAGCCTTGCAACGACGACCTGATCAGCAAGCAGCATTACGGAAAATCAAGGTGCCGACACTGGTGCTATGCGGCGCACATGACACTCTTGCACCCGTCAGACGACATTCGTTTATGGCTGATTTGATACCGGAGGCCGAAATGCTTGTTCTTCAAAACGCAGGTCATCTTTTGACCCTTGAAGCGCCTGACCACGTGAACGAAGCCCTGCAAACCTGGCTGAATGCTCAGCTTCGGTTCGACTATGGATAG
- a CDS encoding DUF6151 family protein: MSEPAHSGLAYSCQCGKLQGHISARGVRQGTHVSCFCHDCRAAQLYFKQPDPAPGPVDILQMAPEEIEISTGSQFLAAMKLGPNGMLRWYASCCNAPLATTPPRASFPFGGFLVRRITDDISILGPVTTRGFVPQPDGKQKHEKIRFAAFGLIRRVAASRLSGRWKNTPFFDPKSGEPVATPLLITKNERAALYP, encoded by the coding sequence ATGAGCGAGCCTGCGCATAGCGGCCTCGCCTATTCCTGCCAGTGCGGAAAGTTGCAAGGGCACATTTCCGCAAGGGGCGTTCGGCAAGGGACTCATGTCTCCTGTTTTTGCCACGATTGCCGCGCCGCACAGCTGTATTTCAAACAACCGGACCCAGCCCCCGGACCTGTCGACATACTGCAGATGGCACCGGAAGAGATCGAAATCTCTACCGGCAGTCAATTTTTGGCCGCAATGAAGCTTGGCCCCAACGGGATGCTGCGATGGTACGCCAGTTGCTGCAATGCCCCGCTGGCAACAACGCCACCACGCGCAAGTTTTCCTTTTGGTGGATTTCTGGTTCGCAGGATCACCGATGACATTTCGATCCTGGGTCCCGTCACAACCCGCGGATTTGTGCCCCAACCCGATGGAAAACAGAAACACGAGAAAATCAGGTTTGCGGCCTTCGGTCTGATACGTCGCGTTGCAGCTTCGCGCCTTTCCGGGCGCTGGAAGAACACACCTTTCTTCGACCCGAAATCCGGCGAACCCGTTGCGACGCCCTTGCTGATAACGAAAAACGAACGCGCAGCGCTCTATCCATAG
- the phaZ gene encoding polyhydroxyalkanoate depolymerase has translation MRYMMTYDLMETMRNTNQWLGATASAMASYPMFSMVPNPAFNWMAAWGEVTERTFQRMVVKPDWGIRTFTCEDGKDHLVEITTVLERPFGDLVHFRVNGREEQPRKVLLVAPMSGHYATLLRSTVKSLLVNCEVYITDWHNARDIPVSAGKFDVEDYTLYLVDFMKELGPETHVVAVCQPAPLTLAATAYLAEVEPKAQPSTLTLIGGPVDPDATPTDVTDFGRRVTMGQLEETMIQRVGFKYKGVGRMVYPGLLQLASFMSMNAERHSKAFSDQIQRVIRDEASDMDAHNRFYDEYLAVMDMTAEFYLSTVERVFKNREIARNEFVVAGHKVDMSKITDVAVKTVEGANDDISAPGQCIAALDLCTGLPDSKKASHVEPGAGHYGIFAGRSWRDNIRPLVIDFMNENSRKPRRRAANTNKVA, from the coding sequence ATGCGCTACATGATGACCTACGACCTTATGGAAACCATGCGCAACACCAACCAATGGCTTGGGGCAACAGCCAGCGCGATGGCCTCTTACCCAATGTTTTCGATGGTGCCCAACCCGGCTTTCAACTGGATGGCCGCCTGGGGTGAGGTGACTGAGCGTACTTTCCAGCGCATGGTTGTGAAACCTGACTGGGGTATTCGCACCTTCACTTGTGAAGACGGCAAGGACCACCTGGTTGAGATTACAACTGTTCTGGAACGCCCATTCGGCGATCTGGTCCATTTCCGCGTCAACGGCCGCGAAGAACAGCCGCGCAAGGTGCTGCTGGTCGCGCCCATGTCGGGACACTACGCAACGCTGCTGCGTTCGACCGTCAAAAGCCTTCTGGTCAATTGCGAAGTCTACATCACCGACTGGCATAATGCGCGCGATATCCCTGTGTCTGCGGGCAAGTTCGATGTCGAGGATTACACCCTCTATCTTGTCGATTTTATGAAAGAGTTGGGCCCAGAAACGCATGTTGTTGCAGTCTGTCAACCGGCCCCTCTGACCCTTGCGGCCACAGCCTACCTGGCCGAAGTGGAACCCAAAGCACAACCCAGCACCTTGACCTTGATCGGCGGCCCGGTCGACCCGGATGCGACCCCCACCGACGTGACCGATTTCGGACGGCGCGTCACCATGGGTCAGTTGGAAGAAACGATGATCCAGCGTGTCGGCTTCAAATACAAAGGCGTCGGTCGCATGGTCTATCCCGGCCTGTTACAGCTTGCATCTTTCATGTCGATGAACGCCGAACGCCATTCCAAGGCTTTTTCGGATCAAATTCAACGCGTTATCCGGGACGAAGCCTCGGACATGGACGCCCACAACCGGTTCTATGATGAATATCTGGCCGTCATGGACATGACCGCCGAGTTTTATCTTTCGACTGTCGAGCGTGTCTTCAAGAACCGCGAGATTGCGCGGAACGAGTTTGTCGTCGCCGGTCACAAGGTGGACATGTCCAAGATCACGGATGTGGCAGTGAAAACTGTCGAAGGGGCAAATGACGATATTTCAGCACCCGGTCAGTGCATCGCCGCGCTTGATCTGTGCACCGGCCTGCCCGACAGCAAGAAGGCAAGCCATGTGGAACCCGGCGCAGGTCATTACGGCATCTTCGCAGGCCGCAGCTGGCGTGACAACATCCGCCCGCTTGTGATTGATTTCATGAATGAAAACAGCCGCAAGCCACGTCGCCGCGCTGCCAACACCAACAAAGTCGCGTAA
- a CDS encoding alpha/beta hydrolase produces MTTSEDQMPDVSDEHIERLKENMDKVEQLSKRLIEVMATKKPHTPALDGPNQELFARAATAYWAEAWQNPAKLLEQQIEFWGKSVLNFAEAQQALTQGEVEDENPAPGDKRFSNPLWETNPYFRLIRQQYQTNAQAIAQAVASVDDLDAKDKQRLQYFSQQIIDMMAPTNFLATNPDALQKAVETEGQSLIQGLENLVSDLEANDGELVVKLADENAFEVGGNLATTPGDVVFRNRMMELIQYKPATESVYETPIVLFPPWINKFYILDLKAQNSLIKWITDQGYTLFVVSWVNPDESYAETGMEDYIQDGFLTAIDVAKKICKVKQVNAVGYCIAGTTLSLTLSLLKQRGDKSVKSATLFTALTDFSDQGEFTPFLQNDFIDGIEEEVNKEGVLRSWIMARTMSFLRSRDLVYGPAIRSYMMGEVPPAFDLLYWNGDGANLPAKMAVQYLRGLCQRNEFATNGFELMGHKLTLNDVDVPLMAITCETDHIAAWKDCYRGVQKMGSRSKTFVVSESGHIAGIVNPPSKKKYGHYTNPDLKADSDTWLKEADFHQGSWWPMWDAWLKKRSGKQVPARDAGDSDHPSLAPAPGTYVLANPNA; encoded by the coding sequence ATGACAACTAGCGAAGACCAAATGCCAGACGTATCAGACGAACACATTGAACGCCTTAAAGAAAATATGGACAAGGTCGAGCAGCTCTCGAAGCGATTGATTGAGGTCATGGCTACTAAAAAGCCGCATACCCCCGCACTGGATGGCCCGAATCAAGAGCTTTTCGCACGAGCAGCAACGGCATATTGGGCCGAAGCTTGGCAAAATCCCGCCAAACTGTTGGAACAGCAAATAGAATTCTGGGGAAAGTCTGTTCTGAACTTTGCCGAAGCGCAGCAGGCATTGACCCAAGGTGAAGTGGAAGACGAAAACCCCGCCCCCGGAGACAAGCGTTTCTCGAACCCTCTATGGGAAACCAACCCCTATTTCCGTCTGATCCGACAGCAATACCAAACCAACGCGCAGGCCATCGCGCAAGCTGTCGCTTCGGTCGACGATCTGGATGCCAAGGACAAGCAGCGCTTGCAGTACTTTTCGCAGCAGATCATCGACATGATGGCCCCCACCAATTTTCTGGCAACAAACCCTGATGCCCTGCAAAAGGCGGTTGAGACCGAAGGCCAATCCTTGATTCAGGGATTGGAAAACCTTGTTTCCGACTTGGAGGCCAATGATGGCGAGCTGGTTGTAAAGCTTGCGGATGAAAATGCGTTCGAGGTTGGCGGAAACCTGGCAACCACACCGGGAGACGTGGTGTTCCGCAACCGGATGATGGAGCTGATCCAATACAAGCCTGCAACGGAATCCGTGTACGAGACGCCGATCGTCCTGTTTCCGCCCTGGATCAACAAGTTCTATATTCTGGACCTCAAAGCGCAAAACAGCCTGATCAAATGGATCACCGATCAAGGCTACACCTTGTTCGTCGTCAGTTGGGTTAATCCAGACGAAAGTTATGCCGAAACCGGCATGGAAGATTACATTCAGGACGGCTTTTTGACGGCAATCGACGTCGCCAAGAAGATCTGCAAGGTCAAGCAAGTCAACGCGGTCGGCTATTGCATCGCGGGCACGACGCTCAGCCTCACCTTGTCGTTGTTGAAACAGCGCGGTGACAAGTCGGTCAAATCGGCCACGCTGTTTACGGCGTTGACGGATTTCTCTGATCAGGGTGAGTTCACGCCTTTCCTGCAGAACGACTTCATCGACGGTATTGAGGAAGAAGTGAACAAGGAAGGTGTCCTTCGCTCGTGGATCATGGCGCGTACCATGTCGTTCCTTCGGTCGCGCGACCTGGTCTATGGGCCGGCCATTCGCAGCTATATGATGGGAGAGGTGCCTCCGGCGTTTGATCTGCTGTACTGGAACGGCGATGGTGCGAACCTTCCTGCCAAAATGGCTGTGCAGTATTTGCGTGGCCTGTGTCAGCGCAATGAATTCGCAACAAACGGTTTTGAGTTGATGGGCCACAAGCTGACGTTAAACGACGTAGATGTGCCCTTGATGGCCATTACCTGCGAGACCGATCATATCGCTGCCTGGAAAGACTGTTATCGCGGTGTCCAAAAGATGGGCTCACGGTCGAAGACTTTCGTGGTTTCAGAGTCGGGTCATATCGCCGGTATTGTGAACCCGCCGAGCAAGAAGAAATATGGGCACTACACCAATCCGGACTTGAAAGCGGACTCTGATACTTGGCTGAAAGAAGCAGATTTTCACCAAGGATCGTGGTGGCCCATGTGGGACGCTTGGCTGAAGAAACGGTCGGGGAAACAGGTGCCAGCACGCGATGCAGGCGATTCGGACCATCCAAGTCTTGCACCCGCTCCGGGGACCTACGTTTTGGCAAATCCAAACGCCTGA
- a CDS encoding phasin family protein, whose product MAKTQDFSAIMKDMMGAFPVDTTAMEDAFKSTASLNEKLSGVALEAAEKSAEISNKWTKETLAKLTEMSKAKAEPADYAKAATDFASASAEVAAENLAAFAEIAKKVQTETVELLMAAGKDAAEEATAAVKKATNDVTTAAKKAAAAK is encoded by the coding sequence ATGGCAAAGACCCAAGACTTTAGCGCGATCATGAAAGACATGATGGGCGCATTCCCGGTGGACACCACCGCAATGGAAGACGCATTCAAATCGACCGCTTCGCTGAACGAAAAGCTGTCGGGTGTTGCTCTGGAAGCTGCTGAGAAATCGGCTGAGATCTCGAACAAATGGACCAAAGAAACTCTGGCCAAACTGACCGAGATGTCGAAAGCAAAAGCAGAACCTGCTGACTACGCAAAAGCGGCAACCGATTTTGCAAGCGCGTCGGCTGAAGTTGCAGCTGAAAACCTGGCTGCTTTCGCTGAAATCGCGAAAAAAGTTCAGACCGAAACCGTCGAGCTGCTGATGGCTGCTGGTAAAGACGCTGCAGAAGAAGCAACTGCTGCTGTCAAAAAAGCAACCAACGACGTGACCACTGCTGCTAAGAAAGCCGCAGCGGCTAAGTAA
- the phaR gene encoding polyhydroxyalkanoate synthesis repressor PhaR: MSDQEKPLLIKRYASRRLYNTETSDYVTLEDIAGFIRDGREVQIIDLKTGDDLTRQYLLQIIAEHESRGENVLPVNVLNDLVRSYMVPGGGMMPQFLQSSFEMLRESQSKMMENMSAMNPMSQMPGFDALQAQQQAFLKAMTGGLSGGWSAPDAEEEKAEPKEDLDDIKKQLAELQQKLSKLN, translated from the coding sequence GTGTCGGACCAAGAAAAACCGCTGCTGATCAAGCGCTATGCCAGCCGTCGGCTGTATAACACCGAGACCAGCGACTACGTGACGCTCGAAGATATTGCGGGCTTTATCCGCGACGGGCGTGAGGTGCAGATCATTGACCTGAAAACCGGAGATGACCTGACGCGGCAGTATCTGCTGCAAATCATTGCTGAACATGAAAGCCGGGGTGAGAATGTGCTGCCGGTGAACGTGCTGAACGATCTGGTCCGCAGCTATATGGTGCCGGGCGGGGGTATGATGCCGCAATTCCTGCAGAGCTCGTTCGAGATGCTGCGCGAAAGCCAAAGCAAGATGATGGAGAACATGAGCGCCATGAACCCGATGTCTCAGATGCCGGGCTTCGACGCGCTGCAAGCGCAGCAACAAGCGTTCTTGAAAGCCATGACCGGGGGCTTGTCCGGCGGATGGTCTGCGCCTGACGCGGAAGAGGAAAAGGCCGAGCCGAAAGAGGATCTGGATGATATCAAGAAACAGCTGGCAGAGCTTCAGCAGAAGCTATCCAAGCTGAACTGA
- a CDS encoding DegT/DnrJ/EryC1/StrS aminotransferase family protein, giving the protein MTLPPNVHDAEPIPAAAREAIGALMQSGDLFRYTAPQDAPVALLEAEFAELLGSKYALAVSSCSAALFLSLKALDLPRDARVLIPGFTFAAVPSSVVHADCIPVLCEVGENYRIDMADFKVKLNGVQAVIISHMRGHTSDMDAIMDLCDARGIPVIEDAAHSLGTTWHGRNIGTIGKVGCFSFQSYKMINAGEGGILVTDDADLVARAVIMSGAYEHNWKKHKTPHGDNSPELEEAFARWQNKLPLYNLRLSNLSAAVIRPQIPELARRVRDGLANHDYVAERLNTSPYIDVPAPLAPERRAPDSIQFNLVGMDEAEIRAFAAASEARGVKVQVFGLSEDNARAFWNWQFLPETFELPQTRAMLMKACDVRLPVRLTREELDVIADIILASVGEVTGPMPVYGT; this is encoded by the coding sequence ATGACGCTTCCACCAAACGTCCATGACGCCGAACCCATCCCCGCAGCAGCCCGCGAAGCCATCGGCGCCTTGATGCAATCAGGCGATCTGTTCCGCTATACCGCACCGCAAGACGCCCCGGTGGCCTTGCTGGAAGCTGAGTTCGCGGAATTGCTGGGCTCGAAATACGCGCTTGCTGTATCGTCCTGCTCGGCTGCGCTGTTCCTGTCGCTCAAGGCGCTGGATTTACCCCGCGACGCTCGCGTTCTGATCCCAGGCTTTACCTTCGCAGCAGTGCCGTCATCCGTCGTTCACGCAGATTGCATCCCCGTACTCTGCGAAGTGGGCGAAAACTATCGCATCGACATGGCTGATTTCAAAGTCAAGCTGAACGGCGTACAGGCCGTGATCATCAGCCATATGCGCGGACATACATCCGACATGGACGCAATAATGGACCTGTGCGACGCGCGCGGCATTCCAGTGATCGAAGACGCTGCGCATTCGCTGGGCACCACGTGGCATGGCCGCAATATTGGTACGATCGGCAAGGTCGGTTGTTTCTCGTTCCAATCCTACAAGATGATCAACGCAGGCGAAGGCGGCATTCTGGTCACAGACGATGCCGATCTGGTGGCCCGCGCTGTCATCATGTCCGGCGCGTATGAGCATAACTGGAAGAAGCACAAAACCCCGCACGGCGATAACTCGCCCGAGTTGGAAGAGGCGTTTGCCCGTTGGCAGAACAAACTGCCCCTGTATAACCTGCGTCTCAGCAATCTGAGCGCGGCAGTAATCCGCCCTCAGATCCCGGAACTTGCGCGCCGTGTGCGCGACGGTCTGGCGAACCACGACTATGTGGCTGAACGCCTGAACACCTCACCCTATATCGATGTTCCCGCACCGCTGGCACCTGAACGGCGTGCACCCGACTCGATCCAGTTCAATCTTGTTGGGATGGACGAGGCCGAGATTCGCGCGTTTGCCGCCGCATCCGAGGCACGCGGCGTAAAAGTTCAGGTCTTTGGTCTGAGCGAGGACAATGCCCGCGCCTTCTGGAACTGGCAGTTCCTTCCTGAAACATTCGAACTGCCGCAAACCCGCGCCATGCTGATGAAAGCCTGCGACGTCCGCCTTCCCGTGCGACTGACGCGCGAGGAACTGGATGTGATCGCGGATATTATTTTGGCCTCGGTGGGTGAAGTGACCGGCCCGATGCCGGTCTATGGCACCTAA
- a CDS encoding FAD-binding oxidoreductase has translation MNLLYSNDRKGEYPASWYAATSNPTDRFPALSEDVKADVCVVGGGYTGLSAALHLAEAGFDVVLLEAHRVGFGASGRNGGQLGSAQRMDQEDLESLVGDEDAAKLWSLAEDAKDLVKSLITKHQIACDLKPGVAVLGLSTSEQKELHDHAGHLSDRYGYDQIELLDENAGRALCPSPAYKGGYLDMGAAHLHPLNYALGLAHAAAKAGVRIFESTEVTGIDDSRPAVIRTSNGTVRAEHVILACNGYLGDLNRSVASRVMPINNFIAATEPLGSDAARVLTQDVAVADTKFVVNYFRLSADGRLLFGGGESYGYRFPSDIAAKVRKPMAEIFPHLRDVKIDYAWGGTLAITMRRMPYLARVAPNILSASGYSGHGVGTATHAGQLMALAIQGQAEGFDTMARVPALPFPGGPALRNPLLVLAMTWFALRDRLGI, from the coding sequence GTGAACCTGCTTTATTCTAATGACCGCAAGGGCGAATACCCTGCCAGTTGGTACGCTGCGACGTCAAACCCGACGGATCGTTTCCCCGCACTGTCAGAAGACGTCAAAGCAGATGTGTGTGTTGTTGGTGGTGGCTATACCGGCCTGTCCGCAGCATTGCATCTTGCCGAAGCCGGGTTCGACGTCGTATTGCTTGAGGCCCACCGCGTCGGCTTTGGCGCATCCGGCCGCAACGGTGGTCAGTTGGGCAGCGCACAACGGATGGATCAAGAGGATCTCGAAAGCCTTGTTGGCGATGAAGATGCCGCCAAACTGTGGAGTCTGGCCGAAGACGCCAAGGATTTGGTCAAGTCTCTGATCACCAAACACCAGATCGCATGTGACCTGAAACCCGGCGTCGCGGTTTTGGGGCTAAGCACCTCAGAGCAGAAAGAACTGCACGACCATGCCGGTCACCTGTCTGACCGGTACGGCTATGATCAGATTGAGCTGTTGGACGAAAACGCAGGCCGCGCGCTCTGCCCGTCCCCAGCTTACAAAGGCGGCTATCTGGATATGGGCGCGGCGCACCTGCATCCCTTGAACTATGCCTTGGGGTTGGCGCACGCGGCGGCAAAAGCGGGTGTGCGGATTTTTGAAAGCACCGAGGTCACAGGGATTGATGACTCCCGGCCTGCGGTGATCCGTACCTCTAACGGTACTGTTCGGGCCGAGCATGTGATCCTGGCGTGCAACGGCTATCTGGGCGACCTCAATCGCTCTGTTGCCTCTCGGGTCATGCCGATCAACAACTTCATTGCCGCCACCGAACCTTTGGGCAGCGATGCGGCGCGGGTTTTGACACAGGATGTCGCGGTTGCGGACACCAAGTTTGTGGTAAATTACTTCCGCCTAAGTGCGGATGGTCGACTGTTGTTTGGGGGCGGCGAAAGCTATGGCTACCGTTTCCCTTCGGACATTGCCGCCAAGGTTCGCAAACCCATGGCCGAGATTTTCCCCCACCTGCGTGACGTCAAAATCGACTATGCTTGGGGGGGAACGCTGGCTATCACCATGCGGCGGATGCCCTATTTGGCCCGCGTCGCGCCGAACATCCTGTCCGCTTCGGGCTATTCCGGTCATGGTGTCGGCACCGCGACCCACGCCGGGCAGCTCATGGCATTGGCCATTCAAGGACAGGCTGAAGGGTTCGACACAATGGCGCGCGTGCCTGCCCTGCCCTTCCCCGGCGGACCTGCGCTGCGCAACCCGCTGTTGGTGCTTGCGATGACCTGGTTCGCGCTGCGCGACCGGCTTGGGATCTGA
- a CDS encoding glutamine synthetase family protein, which yields MADWTDKLPDAAKAYFHGQRLDEVECIISDLPGIARGKAVPASKFAKQSYFHLPDSIFYQTITGGWGEAAGEDGFIERDMILKPDFSTTSAAPWTGDWTLQVIHDAYDREDNPIPYSPRNVLKRVVQLYHDKGWKPVVAPEMEFFLVAPNVDPAQGIKPMMGRSGRPAAARQAYSMTAVDEFGPVIDDIYDFAEHQGFEIDGITQEGGAGQLEINLRHGNPIKLADEVFYFKRLIREAALRHNCFATFMAKPIEEEPGSAMHIHHSIIDMETGENIFSGPQGGETDAFYHFIAGLQNHLPAGLAVMAPYVNSYRRYVKDHAAPINLEWARDNRTTGIRVPLSSPAARRVENRIAGMDCNPYLGIALSLACGYLGLVEQERPRRQFYGDAYEGEGDIPQIMGEALDLFDGATALHEVLGPEFARVYGIVKRAEYEEFLQVISPWEREHLLVNV from the coding sequence ATGGCTGATTGGACCGATAAACTGCCGGACGCCGCCAAAGCGTATTTCCATGGGCAAAGGCTGGACGAGGTTGAGTGCATCATCTCAGACCTGCCGGGTATTGCGCGGGGCAAGGCGGTGCCTGCCTCAAAGTTTGCAAAGCAGTCGTATTTCCACCTACCCGACAGCATATTCTACCAGACCATCACTGGTGGCTGGGGTGAAGCTGCGGGTGAAGATGGCTTTATCGAGCGGGACATGATCCTCAAGCCCGATTTCTCGACCACCTCCGCCGCGCCCTGGACCGGAGACTGGACGCTGCAGGTGATCCACGACGCCTATGACCGAGAGGACAACCCTATCCCGTACAGCCCGCGTAACGTCCTGAAGCGTGTTGTACAGCTTTATCACGACAAGGGCTGGAAACCTGTTGTCGCGCCCGAGATGGAGTTTTTCTTAGTCGCCCCCAATGTCGACCCGGCACAGGGCATTAAGCCGATGATGGGGCGCTCTGGTCGCCCAGCCGCGGCGCGACAGGCCTATTCCATGACTGCGGTGGACGAGTTCGGCCCGGTGATCGACGACATCTATGATTTCGCTGAACACCAGGGGTTCGAGATCGACGGCATCACGCAGGAAGGCGGAGCCGGACAGTTGGAGATTAACCTGCGTCACGGCAATCCAATCAAGCTGGCGGATGAGGTGTTCTATTTCAAACGCCTGATCCGCGAAGCCGCGCTGCGCCACAACTGTTTCGCGACGTTCATGGCCAAACCGATCGAGGAAGAGCCCGGATCGGCCATGCACATCCACCATTCGATCATCGACATGGAAACCGGTGAGAACATCTTCTCCGGTCCGCAAGGCGGTGAGACGGACGCGTTTTACCATTTCATCGCAGGCTTGCAGAACCACTTGCCTGCTGGTCTGGCGGTGATGGCACCATATGTGAATTCGTACCGTCGCTATGTGAAAGACCACGCCGCGCCGATCAATCTGGAATGGGCCCGCGACAACCGTACAACCGGTATCCGCGTGCCCCTATCCAGCCCGGCGGCGCGCCGTGTCGAAAACCGCATCGCCGGAATGGACTGCAACCCGTATCTGGGCATCGCGTTGTCACTGGCCTGCGGCTATCTGGGACTGGTCGAACAGGAACGCCCCCGCCGCCAATTCTATGGCGACGCTTATGAAGGCGAAGGGGATATTCCTCAGATCATGGGGGAAGCGCTGGATCTGTTTGACGGGGCCACTGCCCTGCACGAGGTCCTTGGACCTGAATTCGCCCGCGTCTACGGCATTGTAAAACGGGCCGAGTACGAGGAATTCCTGCAGGTCATCTCTCCGTGGGAACGCGAACATCTTTTGGTCAACGTCTGA